CCGCTCGCTGTGATGCCGTTGTGTCCGGGCGGCATGCGGGGTGCGCCGGATCCGGACCCCTCCGGCCCGATGCGTAGGCATCGGAGCGAGGGCCGGATCGCGGCGGTCACAGGCGGGCGGAGGAATCGCGCGGGTCATGATCGATCTGCCTCTGGATGACGTTATCGAGTCCGGGGTGCCGAGTTACTTCTTCGCGCCGAGCAGGCCGCCGAGCAAGCCGGTCACCGGTGCGAGCGGGCCGCCGTTGTTGCTACCCGAACCACCTGTTGCACCACCGACAGCCCCCGTCACGGCGCCGAGCAGCGAGGTCACCGGGGCGAGAACGCCACCCGAAGTCGAGCCGGAACCGCCCGAGCCAGCCGACGTACCTGCCCCAGCACTTACCGAGAGCGAGCCGCCGAGGCCGCCCGTCAGACCGGAGACGAGGTTGGTGACCGGTGCGAGCGGGTTGCTGCCCGAGGCACCGCCTGTGGCGCCGCCGAGGCCGCCCGTCAAGCCGGCGACGAGGTTGGTAACCGGGGCGAGCGGGTTGCTGCCCGAGGCACCGCCCGTGGCGCCGCCGAGGCCGCCCGTCAGACCGGAGACGAGGTTGGTGACCGGGGCAAGCGGGTTGCTGCCCGAGGCACCGCCCGTGGCGCCGCCGAGGCCGCCCGTCAGACCGGAGACGAGGTTGGTGACCGGGGCGAGCGGGTTGCTGCCCGAAGCACCGCCGAGCGAGCCGGTCAGACCCGACAGCAAATTGGTGACGGGCGCGAGCGGGCCGGTGCTCGTCCCCGTGCCGCCGCCGAGGCCACCGAGGGCCGAGGTGAGCGGGGCGAGGGGGTTGGTGCTCGTCGGGGTGCCGTGAACGACACCGCCGAGGCTGGCGACCGTGTTGCCGACACCGGCGACGATACCGCCCACATCTGCTGCGATCGGGTTGTTGAGCTGGCCGCCGATCTTGGTGCCAACCCCTGCCAGACCACCGCCAACCTGCGCGAGCAGACCCGCGACCGGTGCGCCGAGACCCGTGGTGTTGCCGACCGTTTGCGTGGTGTTGGTCACGACGTTCGTGATCGGCGTGATGGCCGACGAGAGCGACGAGGTGAGTTGTTGCACCGGACCACTTGTGATGGTTTGCGTCAGCCCGCCACCGAGCGCTTCGCCTGCCTTGCCCACCGAGGTCACGACGCCGCCGAGCAGCGTGGTGACACCGTTGATCGGGGTGTTGCCCAGCGGCCCGATCTGGCCGAGGCCTGCGACGGCGCTGCCGAGTTGTGTGCCGGCCGTACCGAGGTTCGAGACCACGCCGCCTACGCTGGCGAGCGTCGGATTGAGTGGGTCCTTCACGGAGCCGAGCTTGCCCAAGCCGTTGGTCAGGCCGTTACCGAGCGTCTGTACGGCGTTACCGGTGGAGACGACCGCGCCGGCCAGACCGCTTTGGGTTTGCGAGCTGAGCAGCGGCAATTGGGTGCCGGCGAGCGTCGTGCCCACGTCGCTGACCGTCTTGCCGACTTGCGTGACAACGCCCGTGCTGGCCGTGCCGGCGACGGTGCCGATCGGGTTGGTCGCGGCGGGGCTGCCGTTGCCGTTTCCATTACCGTTGCCGTTGCCATTCCCATTCCCGTTTCCATTTCCGTTCCCGCTGCCGTCGCTGCCGGGACCCGAACCGTCGGGAACCGTGCCAGCGCCCGTGCCGCCGCCACCGCCGGTGCCGGCGCTGGTGCCACTGCCACCACCGTCACCGAGCGAGCCACTGGTACCGCCCGAGCCGGAACTGGCGCAGCCGGTCATCGTGATGACGGCAAGCAAGCATGCGGAAGCAAGGAGGTTGCGTTGGAAGTTGTTCATGATGGTGTCCTCTATCTGGTCTGTTTGGTCTTCAGGCAAGCGCTTCTTGCGCGGCCAATCGGGTGTTCATGCGTTGTGCGATGAGTGCGAACAGGAGCGCATTGACGACCGCGCTATCGGGGCCCGTCATCGCCTGGGCCGAATTCGTATGGCTGCTGCTGTGAGCGCCGGCCGCGTCGGTCGGTGTGGCGGTGGCGCGTACGCCACCGCCTTCTTCACCGCCCCTCCCTGGGCTTGCGCCTCTACGATCGTCTTCGGCAGCAGCGCTGCGCTGCATGGCCGCGATGCGTTGCCGCTCGGCCGTGACGGCTGCGACGGGTTGCATCGTTTGTTTGGTATTGCCAATGATCATGGTGTCCCCCGGTGATCTTTAGCGTTGCGATGCAGGGATATCCGCAAGAGCTGTGCCAATCTCTAAATCCGGGTTTGAATAAGCCTTCTAGTTTTTCTCGCGATGGGCTGGAAAGCCTGTATTTATTTGCGTTTCAGAAAACAAGAATCTTTATGATCGAGAGATCGGTGGCTGTGCGACGAAGGGGGGGATCAGGGTTAACGCCATCGGAAATTGGCGAATTTCGGACGAATTGCTGTTCCCGTTACGGGGGGCGTTACGGGGGACGTTACGTAACGCTGGCAGGGGAAATGACTTTGGAACTCAGTGAATATGAAGTTGGATGAGCGATTCGGGTAATGCCTGAGCAGAGAAATTGATGTGCGCGCCGTAATTACCAATAATTACGAGGGCGTGCCAGCACAAACCGCCGTTGAATTTGTATTGCAATACGAATGAAAAACCGATGGGCGAGCGTGCTGGATGCGGGGGGCTTGTCGGCGAGGCGGGCGCTGGCAGGGGCGTGGCAGGCAAGATGGCCGGCGGGTAGGGATAACACCGTCTGACATTGATGCCCGGATCGGGCGCGTGATCAGACAGGTAACGACGACACAATGAATAGTTATTTAAATAAGCGCTGCATTTATTGATGGAGGCTTCCCCGCTGTGTGTGGCGCCGCAACAATCATGGTTTTCCCTCTCGAGGGTTGCATTGCCTGGTTTTGGAGTATTGTTTGATCAATTCATGTAACGCTTTTTTACATTCTCCCGGGTGATTGGTAGTAAGACTCTAGTTTTTGTGATTTAGATTAAATTAGCATCGGAAAAAAATAGTACGCCACAGCAATGGTTGTTCCTACAAGCAAAGAAATATTGGCGTACAACGTAAAAGAGGTTCGAAAGCCTTGCGGCGCAACGAATCCATGGCCGAAGTCAAGAGTTGATAAGCGATACGGCGAGTCTGCGCCACACGACCGAAAGGCCGGTGACCTCTCGCTGTGTATGTCAACGGGCGCCTGTCGCCTAAATGAGGGAGGGTGATATGAAACTCAGCAATCGTTTTCGACTGTTTGCTCGCGACGAGCGAGGCGTGACGGCATTGGAGTACGGCATCCTCGCCGCCATCGTCGCGGTAGTGATTGGTGGCACGGTCTTCGGCAGCCTGGGGACAACCTTCAGCCAGGTCTTCTCAAAGATTTCGTCGGCAGTGACTGCCGCGGGCGCCTGATCGATCCACACACGCAGTACGAAGCCAGTCAGCAAACGATAAA
This window of the Pandoraea fibrosis genome carries:
- a CDS encoding collagen-like triple helix repeat-containing protein, which gives rise to MNNFQRNLLASACLLAVITMTGCASSGSGGTSGSLGDGGGSGTSAGTGGGGGTGAGTVPDGSGPGSDGSGNGNGNGNGNGNGNGNGNGNGSPAATNPIGTVAGTASTGVVTQVGKTVSDVGTTLAGTQLPLLSSQTQSGLAGAVVSTGNAVQTLGNGLTNGLGKLGSVKDPLNPTLASVGGVVSNLGTAGTQLGSAVAGLGQIGPLGNTPINGVTTLLGGVVTSVGKAGEALGGGLTQTITSGPVQQLTSSLSSAITPITNVVTNTTQTVGNTTGLGAPVAGLLAQVGGGLAGVGTKIGGQLNNPIAADVGGIVAGVGNTVASLGGVVHGTPTSTNPLAPLTSALGGLGGGTGTSTGPLAPVTNLLSGLTGSLGGASGSNPLAPVTNLVSGLTGGLGGATGGASGSNPLAPVTNLVSGLTGGLGGATGGASGSNPLAPVTNLVAGLTGGLGGATGGASGSNPLAPVTNLVSGLTGGLGGSLSVSAGAGTSAGSGGSGSTSGGVLAPVTSLLGAVTGAVGGATGGSGSNNGGPLAPVTGLLGGLLGAKK
- a CDS encoding Flp family type IVb pilin, which encodes MKLSNRFRLFARDERGVTALEYGILAAIVAVVIGGTVFGSLGTTFSQVFSKISSAVTAAGA